The nucleotide sequence TTTTCTCATCTTTGTCAAATAATTCCACTGCCAAAAATGATGTCTTTCTATTAACTCAGACAAATTTGCGTCACAgatcactttattttttatatagttaattCCTATTTTGCCGGCTCTTTCTGACTTACCCTTCTTTCCTTTAAGGAATACGATTTTTTTTGTGTACTATACACTATAGTCTGTAGCCTGGAAATACTTGATTATCGAAAAGAGCGCCAGATAGTGTATGTGTTGccttgaaaaatgtattcagtAGGAATGCCAcaaataatttgagaaattcTAACTTTGTTATTACTGATGTTTCAACTAAAAATAGCTTCTTTGTGAAGGTGATTTTAGACAATCACTGTCAAAGTGgacaattaattttgaaaaattcctgGTTTTGTTGTTTATCGAATTATGGAAATTcgcaaatatattataaataatttattaattatttatactgtcgatttatttggaaatttaaagtAACATACCTGTCATTTCCTCCATGTGGACTTTTAACTAGCTTCACCGCGAATAAGAACTGTATAGCACATACCAGCAAACAACACAAATTAAGTGATAATGTCAAAGCGCACAACGCTAAAGTCACCTCGTAAACAACGACGTATTCCTCAGCAGTTATTACAGTTAATTGCTCCGACCTTAGTAACTCACGGACATCATTGGTAGTCACTGGTGATATTTTTAACAGAAATATCAATGATAGTAATGCGAGTAACAAACTTACTAAACACAGCAATCCCAAGCTAACGAGCATCTCTTTGATTCCTACTTCTTTTGACTTAGCGATGAATTTATTGACCGTACTTTGGTTCCTTACTCGAGAAATATTTAGTCCCCCATTTAAGCTTTTATTATCAGGGGGCAGTACGCTGTTACTGTACAAGGAGTGTTTTGAAGTGTCTAAATTTGTTGAATGGAGATGGGGAACATTTAGGGGGTATTGTTGAGATGTTCTGGAGATGTTTGCATTGGGAGAGCGGTAGCGATGATCCATTCGAGTCTCCAGGACCATGGAGCTGTCTGGCCTGGTACCTCGACTTGAGATACCTCCATTTGTTATATGTTTCAGCATCTTCTAGAACCATTTGAGCGATGGGAAGATTGATGTCACTGACGTAAGGTTTCTTCATAATCTAGCtgcatgtttttattttatctgaGAATTTTCTATGTCTTTACTGCTCATTATGTTACAGAAAACAGGAACATACTTTGAGAGTAATTGTGAAATCCTGTGTGGttcttcatttgttttttgtgcCTACAACAGAAGAAAATGGCAAATTTAAGTAGAGAACTAGTTTGACGATTTCACTATAATGAGATGtacaaaacattttgaattaatGGAGTACAATGAAGAGTAGTAAAGAAGAAGCAAGTACGAGTACATTGAATGGTGTCGTAAATCGACAACATTtacattttacatatttcaatatctatGTTGGATgc is from Diorhabda carinulata isolate Delta chromosome 1, icDioCari1.1, whole genome shotgun sequence and encodes:
- the LOC130892774 gene encoding uncharacterized protein LOC130892774 isoform X1, which encodes MLKHITNGGISSRGTRPDSSMVLETRMDHRYRSPNANISRTSQQYPLNVPHLHSTNLDTSKHSLYSNSVLPPDNKSLNGGLNISRVRNQSTVNKFIAKSKEVGIKEMLVSLGLLCLVSLLLALLSLIFLLKISPVTTNDVRELLRSEQLTVITAEEYVVVYEVTLALCALTLSLNLCCLLVCAIQFLFAVKLVKSPHGGNDRTNKYLQKSSISRVCAVGGFFVSIPVFLTGIILYTFIQFHSTPAIVTSVFIGLGIIFCGCAMVHNVFIWQKEKTDAVRELALQHQETTSQHNNSLHSITSVPATHLNHSYVSSFGHPIASVHNGPYILRPSTTTPPSGENLNLTKMSHPREASGSVSPGMPNVTMELSSVCTTNSPHELSTLV